The following DNA comes from cyanobiont of Ornithocercus magnificus.
CTAGCAACCAGTTGGGCTCAATCGGCTCCTGCTCTGCTAAAGCAGAGAGAATGCTGCAACGCACAAGCCATGCACTATCGTCGTGGAAGGCCTTACGCAGTAAGGGCCAAGAGCGCTCTACCCCAAAACTGGCAAGAGCATTAGCTGCCTCGGCGCGGACGTTAGCATCTTCATCGCCATATAGTAGTTCTCGCAAGCGACACCAGCCTTCCTCAGTGCGTTTCACCCCAAGACCACTACAGCTGAGTGAGCGCACTAGGAAAGGCTGCTGGCGAGAGCCGACTAGCAGCAAAGGCGCTGCCTGACTAGCATTGACATCACGCAACTTTGCCAAAGCTGGCATTGCTCTCAATGGGTCGCCGGATGCAATCTCCTGCCGAAGCTGTTCGAGATCAGGTTGGCCAGTAGTAGAGTCCATCGCGGTTAGCAGCAGCGATGCCCATCATTATCCTGTTACTTTAGGATCTTGCTTGTACAAAGCTTGCAGTAGGTGGTGGTGACGCTGCCGGCGAATCTCACTGCTGATTGCCAAACCTGATCCCACCAGCAGAGCTGGTAGAGCCTGTAGCCGGTGGCTGCCCTGACGCTGCAGACAACCGGCTAGAGACAGCAAAATCAGCAGTGGGACCGACATGGTCAACCAAGTATGGGAGCGAGCGTTCATAGGTCTTCCATCCAGGTAAGCAGTGCAGCAGTGAGTACCCGCACGCCAACCCTGAGACTTCTTTCATCTGGTAGGAAGCGGCAGCTATGCAACGGCGCGCATCCCTCAGGCCCAGCTACGCCTAGACGAAACATTGTGCCACGAGTTTCCTGAAGGAGCTCGGCGAAGTCTTCTGCACCAAGACTAGGAAAATCTAGGCGCCGCACTTGTTCAGCTCCTAATATATCGATAGCACAACGCTCAAGTAGATCAGTCAAAACAGGGTCATTACAAACTGGTGGCGTGATCGGTCGATAACGGACGCTTGCTTCGCCCCCATATGCTCTGCATATAGACTTCACTGTGGCAGTTATCCATTCAGGCAATATTTCGTGCATAGCTTCATCTAGACAGCGGACTGTTCCAAGTAGACGTACGCTATCGGCAATGACATTGAAAGCTTTTCCTCCCTCAACACGACCGAAGCTAATTACCACTGGCCGAAGAGCATCAAGCTGGCGGCTGATTGCTTCTTGCAGACCTCCTATTACACGTGAGGTAATCCAGATAGCATCTACAGCTTGATGAGGTCGTGCCCCGTGGCCACTCTCACCAATCACCTCAATCTCAAGCTCACTAGCAGCGGCAGTTAAACTGCCGCTGCGAACTCCAATTGTGCCAACGGGTAGTGATGGGCAAACGTGAACACCAAACAGAGCTACAAGGTTCTCGACAGCACCATCATCACGCATCCAGCGTGCGCCCTGAGCAAGTTCTTCTGCCGGCTGGAATAGTAAGCGCACACGCGCAGGCAGACCATATCCATTGCAATTGGCCTTAGCTATCAGCTGACCAACGCCAAGACCAATACAAGTGTGCAGATCATGACCACAGGCATGCATTATACCCTGGTGGCGAGAGGCATAAGCTAAGCCAGTAGCCTCTTCTACTGGTAAAGCATCCATATCAACTCGTAGCCCAACCGCTGGCCCGTCTGTAGGCCCTATCTCCGCTAGCACCCCGGTACTGCCTCCCACACCCTCACGGACTCGCCAGCCATTGCAACGTAACTTGTCGGCTATCAAAGCAGCTGTCTGATGCTCTTCACCACTAAGCTCGGGGTAAGCATGGAGATGGCGCCGCAGCTTAAGTAACTGAGGCAGATAGTTATCGAGAGCCGTTTGGAGATGCAATGTGGAGGTAGCAATCCCAGAAGCATGATGGTGTGCCACTATTTGCAATTTTTCCTGCCTTTCTAGGGCTAGCCTAAGTACAATAGGCAAGTAGCATAGGGAACCGGAAAAACATAAGATGCATGCCTTAGACTCAATTTGAGAGAGTTGGGTCGAGTGGGTCAAAAAGCTTGTACATTAGCCAAATGGCACTAGCAAAGTACATGCTCTACCTACTACATCTATCAGTTCAATTGCGTCTAGAAATGGATATGGCGTAAGGCTA
Coding sequences within:
- a CDS encoding amidohydrolase — protein: MPIVLRLALERQEKLQIVAHHHASGIATSTLHLQTALDNYLPQLLKLRRHLHAYPELSGEEHQTAALIADKLRCNGWRVREGVGGSTGVLAEIGPTDGPAVGLRVDMDALPVEEATGLAYASRHQGIMHACGHDLHTCIGLGVGQLIAKANCNGYGLPARVRLLFQPAEELAQGARWMRDDGAVENLVALFGVHVCPSLPVGTIGVRSGSLTAAASELEIEVIGESGHGARPHQAVDAIWITSRVIGGLQEAISRQLDALRPVVISFGRVEGGKAFNVIADSVRLLGTVRCLDEAMHEILPEWITATVKSICRAYGGEASVRYRPITPPVCNDPVLTDLLERCAIDILGAEQVRRLDFPSLGAEDFAELLQETRGTMFRLGVAGPEGCAPLHSCRFLPDERSLRVGVRVLTAALLTWMEDL